In Halogranum gelatinilyticum, the DNA window AGCAACGCCTCGGGGTCGTTCAACTCGAACTCGTCGTCGGTGCTCGCGGCACTCCCTCCGCCACCCGCAGCCGAGCCACCGCTCGCACCGTCTCCGTCGGCTGTGGTGCCCTCGCTCTCGGCTTCCGGGGCGACGTCTCCGCCACCGGCACAGCCAGCGAGGAGGACGAGACTCACCACGAACAGGGTCAGGAAACGGTTGGAATACACGACAGTCGTACGACGAGGAGAGGCTTAAGTGAGCGCGTCGAACCGGCTCCGGTCCGGACGGCCGGAGTCGCCGACGACTACAGGCAGTGCTCGTGGACGGTGCGGTTCTCGGCGTTCGGACGCCGGGACTGCCCGACGACGATGGGTTCACTACAGGCCGCACAGCTCGTCTCTCCGGCGGTCGCCGCGCGGGCGTCAGCCGTCGGCTGGCTCGTCTCTGTCGTCTCCGACTCATCCGGCTCACCTGCTTCGGTCGGCTCAGTCGTTTCACTCGCCTCTGTTGAGGTGGCCACTGCACCGTAGCCGACGCCGACCGCACCGACGGCGGCGACCGTGCCGACGAGTCGCCGCCCCGTCCGGAACGAGGCGAGGGCGACGAGCGCGAGTGTGGCAGCGGCGACGAGGCGGGCGAGTCGGTCGGGCTTGTCGACAGTATCAGACTCCATGAGGGAAGATAGTTCTCTACAGGCTTGTAGTTCCCTACCCATTCGGCTCGTCGCGTCCGTCGCGTCCGTCGCGCCCGTCGCGTCCGTCGCGCCCGTCGCATTCATCGCGCCTGTCGCGCTCGTCACACCTGTCGTGTTTTTCCCACCCCGCCTCGCCAGCACCAACGCTCTTGACGTCACGGTCCGACTGCATACGGGATGACCGATACCGACGGCACACTCGCCACCCTCAAAGGCCCGCTGTGTTATCTGATGGGACTCGTCTACGTCGTCGCTGGCGTGGCGCACTTCCTTGCGCCGACGCTGTTCGAACGGATCGTCCCCCCGCAACTCCCGCGGCCACGCGAACTCGTCTATCTCTCCGGAATTGCCGAGATCGTCCTCGGTGTCGGCGTGTGGTTCCGGCGGACACGTCGGCCGTCCGCATGGGGACTGATCGCCCTGCTTCTGGCCGTCTTTCCGGCGAACGTCTACATGGCGGTCGGTGAACCCGGAGCGGGCAGGCTCCCGAAAGCGGTCGACGACATCCCCGACGTGGCACTGTGGGCGCGGCTCCCGCTGCAGGCGGTCTTGATCCTCTGGGCGTGGTGGTACACGCAGCCAGCGGGTGACGAAATAGAGTGACTGTGCTGGGAGTCGCAAGCGGCGTCGCCGCTACAGCCCCTCGCAGACCTGTTCAGCACTGACGACTTCGGGAACGATGACCTCGTCGGCACCGACACGCTTGGCGACCGCTTCGTCCATCTGGTCGCCCGCGCGGACGACGACGTGGAGCGTCGGTGCGAGTTGGCTCGCGGTGACGGCGATTTTCACGTTCGCGTTCGTGTCGTCGATGGCTCCGACGACCGTGGCCGCGCGGTCGATACCCGCTTCCGTGAGCGTCTCTTCGCGTCGCGCGTCGCCCTGGACCGCGAGCAGTCCGTCCTCGGTCGCCCGCTGGTACTGGGTGTCGCCGTGTTCGATGACGACCACCGGTGTCTCGGTCCGTCGGAGCCGTGCCGCGATCGTCTTGCCGAACGTCCCGTAGCCACAGACGACCACGTGGTCCTCCTGTTCGTCGATCTGTCGTTTCGTCTGCATTCGAGTGACTTCTTCCATGAGTTTTCCGCCGAACATCGCCGAGAACACCGTCTCGCCGGTCCAGAGTCCCGCGACGACGAGGCCGGACAATACCACGATGGCGTAGGCCTTGACGAGCCGTGCTGGCCCGGCGTGCTCCTGAAAGTGGAGTTCGATACTCGTCGGATCGAGGAGCCAAAACAACGCGTCGACGACGCCGACGCCGCCGAGCAGGCTGAACCCGGCGACGCCAGCGACGACGACGCTGCCGAACGCGAGCAACGGCCGCAAGAGCCGCCGTAGCAACGATCCGCGTTCGGCCGCGCCGACCAGTCCACTCGACTGGCTCATCGTCGCACCCCGCGAGTCTGTGCCGAACGGAAGCGTGCCGACCGAAACCGTGCCGAGCAGGAGCGTACCGACCGAAACCGTGCCGAACGGAGCAGTCCTCGGACAGCACGGGACAGGCGTTCGGCGATGTATCTGTTGTTGTTCATCTGTCTGTAGAATCTTGGAAAGACTATCCGTCTGGTTTGTTTAGTCTGGCATATGGTAACACACTACCACCGAATATATGCTTTCTTACCTCCTGTTCAATCGTGACACAGCGGCGGCTGTCGGCCGTCGACTGGCCGAGCCAGCCGGTCGGTTGGGCGGTTCGGCTGTGTGCTACGGCGCGTCGTGGCTCCGTTGGCCCGTCATCTCGTCGACGACGAGCCGCCAGCCGAGGATGTCCTGCATCGGCTGGGTCTCCGAGAAGAGACTCGGGAACCACGCGTTCTCCTCGATGGCGTCGCGGAGCGCGGGCCAGTCGTCGTCGCCGACGGGTTCCAGACGGCCGGTGACGACGACGCTCTGCCAGTCGTGTTTGTCGCCGACGTCGTAGACGAGGAAGCTGGCCGTGTCGGTCTCGCGGACGAACTCCTCTTTCTTACTGCGTGCGCCCGGCCGGAGGAGGACGAAGTAGAGCTGCGTGCCGTCGTAGCCGAACGAGATGGGGATGCCGTAGGCCTCCCCGTCGCGGGCGAGCGAGAGCACGCCGAACCCCTGACTCCGAAGGAACGCGTCGACCTCGTCGGTATCCATCTCGATGCCCTGAATCCCCGCGAAGCTGTCTGCTTCCATAGCTGATAGTACGCGGGGAGAGAAGATAAATTGCGCAACGCTACCACACCACTTGCGACCCCATCCCGTCGACGGGGCGCGCGGTTTTTACGACTCCGCACCCAACCGCCAGACAGCACCGATGCATACGACGACCCTCCACCGGCCGACACACCGCGAGACGCTCTGGGAGCTGGAGGCGGCCATCGAGCGCGGCGACCTCATCACGGTGTTCGGCCGGTGTACCGTCGACTACGACGGGCGGGCGACGAGCACCCTCGGCCCGGGCAACCGCCTCGTCATCCTCAAGCCCGACGGGTCGACGCTGGTCCACACCGACGAGAAGCGGACGCCCGTCAACTGGCAGCCGCCGGGCTGTGAGCACCACGCGAGCGTCCGCGACGGCCGCCTCCGCGTGCGCGGGACACGAACCACGCCCGACGAGACGCTGGACATCCACTTCGAGCAGGTCCACCAGTTCTCCGCGCTGGACGTGACCGGCGGCCGCGACCTCGACCTCTACGGCAGCGAAGAGGATCTCCGCGAGCACATCCTCGACGACCCCTCGCTCGTCGAGTCGGGCTTCACGCCGCTGGAGACCGAACGCGAGAGCACGGCCGGGCCGATGGACATCTACGGCGAGGACGCCGAGGGGGTCCCGATGGTCGTCGAGTTGAAACGTCGCCGGGTCGGCCCGTCGGCGGCGAGTCAGCTCCAACGGTACGTCGAGGCATTGCACCGGGAGTTCGGGGACAGTGTGGCAGTCCGCGGGGTGTTGGTCGCGCCGTCGGTCACGGACCGCGCGGCCGACCTCCTGAAGGAGAACGGCCTGGAGTTCGTCGCGCTCGACCCCGCGACGGGTGAGCCGCCCGAGGC includes these proteins:
- the nucS gene encoding endonuclease NucS; the protein is MHTTTLHRPTHRETLWELEAAIERGDLITVFGRCTVDYDGRATSTLGPGNRLVILKPDGSTLVHTDEKRTPVNWQPPGCEHHASVRDGRLRVRGTRTTPDETLDIHFEQVHQFSALDVTGGRDLDLYGSEEDLREHILDDPSLVESGFTPLETERESTAGPMDIYGEDAEGVPMVVELKRRRVGPSAASQLQRYVEALHREFGDSVAVRGVLVAPSVTDRAADLLKENGLEFVALDPATGEPPEATEASEEVEPPEASEDADGDEPKEADSETDGSDG
- a CDS encoding DoxX family protein — translated: MTDTDGTLATLKGPLCYLMGLVYVVAGVAHFLAPTLFERIVPPQLPRPRELVYLSGIAEIVLGVGVWFRRTRRPSAWGLIALLLAVFPANVYMAVGEPGAGRLPKAVDDIPDVALWARLPLQAVLILWAWWYTQPAGDEIE
- a CDS encoding Trp biosynthesis-associated membrane protein, with protein sequence MESDTVDKPDRLARLVAAATLALVALASFRTGRRLVGTVAAVGAVGVGYGAVATSTEASETTEPTEAGEPDESETTETSQPTADARAATAGETSCAACSEPIVVGQSRRPNAENRTVHEHCL
- a CDS encoding potassium channel family protein; translation: MSQSSGLVGAAERGSLLRRLLRPLLAFGSVVVAGVAGFSLLGGVGVVDALFWLLDPTSIELHFQEHAGPARLVKAYAIVVLSGLVVAGLWTGETVFSAMFGGKLMEEVTRMQTKRQIDEQEDHVVVCGYGTFGKTIAARLRRTETPVVVIEHGDTQYQRATEDGLLAVQGDARREETLTEAGIDRAATVVGAIDDTNANVKIAVTASQLAPTLHVVVRAGDQMDEAVAKRVGADEVIVPEVVSAEQVCEGL
- a CDS encoding pyridoxamine 5'-phosphate oxidase family protein is translated as MEADSFAGIQGIEMDTDEVDAFLRSQGFGVLSLARDGEAYGIPISFGYDGTQLYFVLLRPGARSKKEEFVRETDTASFLVYDVGDKHDWQSVVVTGRLEPVGDDDWPALRDAIEENAWFPSLFSETQPMQDILGWRLVVDEMTGQRSHDAP